Within the Xiphophorus couchianus chromosome 17, X_couchianus-1.0, whole genome shotgun sequence genome, the region GAAAAAGCTAAAGCTGCACATCCACCTGATCGGAGAAGAATTCAGCTTTGACTGCAACAAAAACGGTTCTACAAAGTATCACAATCACTTTTTAgagttttaactgtaaaacctgattaatcacgattaatcgtttcagccctaaacgTCATCATGATGATGTTCAGTCAGTTCGCTCAGCTCTTCCTCCAGCCACGgctcctcctcttcgtcctTCCACTCCTCATCCTCCAAAGTGCCGGAGTCAGTCAGGGTCCCGCCTCCGTCTCCCCTCAGTACCATGGTGAGTTCACGGACCGCCTCTTTGACCACGGACAGCTCGTTCTTCATCTTCAGGATGCTGTTGTGGGCTTGCAGGCGGTCCAGCTCCTGCCTGATCTCCAGGATCTCGTTCAGAGCTTTCAGCATGCTGTCCTCGGCGCCGAACACCTGCAGCGTCACTTCCTCCAAACGCTTCTCCGCCCCGCTCAGGTCGCCGTTCAGCTTCAGGATGGAGCGCACCGCCTCCTCCACCTTCGGCAGCTGCTCCTCGCACTGCTGGGCGCGGGGGATGTGCTCCTGGAGTTCAGAGGTCAGCTCGGCCTCCCTCTTGCTCAGGCTGCCGATCTGCTCCTGCAGCTTGTGGATCTGCTTGGTGTTCCAGTCCAGGTGCTCCTGCGCCCGCTTGGCGTCGTCCTCCTCTGTCCGCTCCAGAACGCGGGCGTTCCTCTTCGTGctgtcctccagctcctccagcctTTTCGCCAGCGCCTGGGCCCTCCGCTCGGCCTCGTTCACCCGCTCCGTGGCGCCGGCGTGCGCCTCCCGTGACTCGGCCTTCAGGGCCGCCAGGTCCGCGGTGACGGCGGCCAGCCGCTCCTGCCACGTCTCCGTCACGTTCAGGAAGCGGGCGTTGACCGCCTGCAGGTCGCGGGACGCCGAGTTCTCGTCGGCCTGCATCGCCATGGCGACGGCGTGGAGGGCGGAGATGTCCTTCTGAAGTCTGGTTGCCGTGGAGACGGTAGAGAGCGCCTCCTGAAGGTCGTCCTCGGATGCGACGAGCTGCAGCCGCAACACAGAAAATGAGCTCGGTTTCTGTGGAGCTCTTTGACTCTTTCAGGAGTGACACTGAATGCAGTGTTGCCAGATTGGGTGGGTTTTCACCCAACTGGGCTGATTTCAACACATTTGGCTGTAAAAACTAGCTTTGggtgtttgattgtttttacaaagCGATCAGAGAAATTCTTTCTAAATTGTTATTGTGTggcagaaaagaacaaaacgtTTAATAAAATGCCATACTATTGCACTTACCTCattagttcatttatttttaacctctAGAATCTGTCAAATATGACATCATCAATGATTAGTCAACAGTTAACCAAGTGTCATTATGTAGTAGTGTTGTAAAACACAAATCCCAGGGCAACAtcataaactaaaataacacaCAGCtacaaaaaactcaaatctgATTGTAGTCGAAGAGTCTTAAGTCCTTCGCAGTCCCAGTAGGATCAGGTTCTGGTCAGAATATaataaagaacaacaaaaaatgtcacaaattgTCACAAATCTGAACGTAGTCGACGACGGCTGGAAACTGTCGGATCTGGCAACCCTGCTGCTGTGGCGGTCCAAACCAGCCGCATAGTTTGCTTATTACTTTACTATTACGACGACTCGGGTTAAATTACACTaagctttcaaattaaaagaaaatatctgtaaatttcagacattttgagaGAAACGGCCTCTTAAGTTAGCAGCTGCTTCCCTCTAACTCCTCCCGTACCTTTTTGGAAACTTTCAccatctcttcctccatgtCCAGCAGCCTGGAGGTTTTCCCGTGCAGAGCTTTATACTTTTCTTCCATTAGAGAAAACCTCTCATTCTGCTGCAGCACCACCCTGAAACACAAAACGCACTCAGCCAAGAAACAACACACAAAGAAAGATTAacttaaaaactataaatgtgCTAACTTACCAGCTCAAAACCCCGCATGCTACTAGCGACAGTAAACACATCAAACCTTTAATGTCAGGACCCGAGGACGTTTTATTTGCTCCACTGTTCTCTCCGTCTTCCGTTTTCGCTTTTTGTGCGTCACCTTTACCGTTTGCAGGTGAATTTTGCGGCATTTCATCGTTTTGCTTTCGAGATTGCGTCTTTTTCCTCTGTTTAATTTCCGTAGGCATTTCGCAGTTATAAAATCCCGCTTTTAAACTATCGTTACCTGGCTTTAATCTTTAGAAATACAGTCAGTTATTCCATATGAAGCAGGACAAATTCATAGTGAATTAAGCgataaatatctgattttacCAGCGGAGATTAGCTAAAGTTACCGCTACTGATCCCAGGAAGAGTGCTGCCTTCATGGGAAATTGgtcaatttaaattcaaactgtTGTGGTTGTATCAAAGCAGTACAACTAATACATTAGTAGTTGCGCGAGTCTTTAGTTCCGTCTTAAGTCGTAAACAACTATTCCATACCTAGTTTAAAATCTTAGTTACTCTTTCATTGTGTTCACACAAGGTATAGCAGTGCCAAATAGCAAAAGTTCCGACAGAGCAGGAGCTTCCATGAACGCAGCAGCAAGCCACGTTGGCGAGAGAATTTGTTACgaatttcatcaatattaaaagcatttatttgaatattttaggtacaaataaattaattaaatgtcatAATAGAAAGACAACTATTTTGATAAGGATTATATAAAAAAGCTGCCATTTTAATTGGTTATTTAAAGTGATTTCTAGTATATTCTTAGTTTTTCTCTGGTTtgcaaatttaacttttttgccTACATGCAAAATCCCACTTGCTcaaaaaatataacagaaaagTTAAGGCATATCAAATTTGAGTCAAAAATGGACATAATGATCATCAGTAgctttattttatgtataaatgATAACCAAAAGCTCTTTACAACACTGTACTACACAGCCATTACTGGAAACTATGATTTCATCTTATTTTCAGGATTTGTCTTGTACGAATTACATAGTGaacatgcaaaattaaaaaaagaaaaacgtcatacaaaaagagacaaagcaaacataaatgcatctttaactcagagaccaaaaacaaccaggcCAAAGCTGCCATGTGCAAATTTCCAAACTAAttttgaataaacagaaaacaagaattCCCACCAAAACATTACAATCAAGTAAAGAACCTTGATATTTGGCCCAAGGCTTGTGGTAATCGGAGCAAACAAATATTCTGTTACGGTGTAAAATTCTTTGACTTTTgcctccaaaataaacaaaaagaaaacacgctaatgttagcatccTATCCAAAATAGCTCTGACCAGTCAAGTAATGGATAATAGAAGTTTAGGAGGTATGAGTAGTGCATCATTTGGACGGTAACATTAGGTCTTTGAGGACCAGCCTTccaaaaaaacacccaaaaaaaTAGCAGGTGGTTGTTTAGGAAATCCGGAGCTAAAGCCTAACTGTCGCATTTCCAAGCAAATCCTCGGCAGTGTTTAACTTCTGCTCTGACTGTTTGGATTCCTggacgtttcttttttttattagtaaacTATTGAGTTGAACCAGGACGAGTAATCAAACCCACCTTGCATGCcaatatatacaaatatttcaaaatgagtTGAGTGACTAAAGAGGCGGCAATTTTCACAATGGAACggtttatatttataaaaagcagACACGAAGAttcaaaaactaacaaacatgACAAGATTTCCTACAGaagaattttgtaaaatatacaaaatcCAACCATACCAGCATTATAAAGGCACACGTTTAATTTTAGTAAAGTTTAATATTACAATAGTTAAGCACTTTGAATATTGCAATGAATCTACTTGAAgtaaactgattttttaaatggtacttaaaaaaaaaaatagattgtCTTGATAAATTGAGATGAGGAAAccagttttacatttataatttagCCTTACAAAGTTTCTTGTGCCTTTTCATGCTGTTTGACTGAGCTAACCACCCGACTCCATCATAAATATGGGCATAAATATTATTTGCcaattttttaaagatgcatttcaaactgtttttcaaGGTGGAATGATTATACCAAACAATCCATCATTTTTAAAGACACTAAAATTGTTTGTTAACCTAAAAACTTCACCCTGacacatcaaaaaaaaaaaaaaaagcagtttaactgaagcccaaaataaaaaatcacattcatGTCCATGATGGATGTTAATAAACCTCCCACCATATTGTATGAAAGCTTAATGAATCAGTTCTTCTTTTGGTAACTTCATTTGTATGACCTCAACTCAAAGAATCAACAGTAGCTTACGTTTAGAAAACCATCTGGTCCCTTACGGTTTCTGGCGTCTTTTGGTCCGCTCTGTAAGGAAGCAAACCTAAGTGCACTTCGGAGACTAAAAGGACACTTTCAAGCTTTTGCGAACCAACAAGAGGAGTCTTTAACAGCATGATGACCTGGTGAAACCCAAATAGTGTGGATttgatcagataaataaaaaaaaaaagaaacaaacgtTAAGGAAAAACTCTTCATGAGACCACGAAGCTACTCCATCTGCTAATTACAGCACTTCTAAATACACAAACTCAGAAACCTTAAAGCAGAGTAATTGGTATTCAAGTCTCCaagttaaacaaaaatcatctttttcctttttttcatatCTGCACACGTTGTTTAATaccaaaaatatacaaagaatAATTTTGGTGGTAAACGTGCAGACTTGCTACGAGCATCGATGTCTGAGCTCCTGGAAATGCGATTTATGTTCACACTGCCACTTAGGAGTTGTAGTGGTcctaaagaataaaataaaaaaagaaacataagatAACCAAGTCATTAACAAGATATAAATGAGTCTGATTTTATTCCCAGAGTGTTGAGTGTTTGACTAACCTGGATTGAGTTGACTACGCCGCTAGCCATGACCGACAGTTTCCCTGCGACTGAGCGCACGCCGAGTTTGAGTTGCGACATGTCGGGAGCGTTGGGCAGCACGTTGCTCAGACGGTATGAACTTCCTGTAAACATGAAGCGAGAGTCAAACACAAGAGAAGAGGTCCAGacgtgtcaaaaaaaaaaaagaaaatccctgaTGAGTAAAACACAAACGGATCTTGTGTAGAAAAGTGGGACTTTCAGGTGCTTCCATTCACTACTATTATGGTTGCCACAATCACTGCAGGGCGAGCTGGTATTAATTCCTCTGATGACACGAGAGAAGAAactacatttttctgaaagcttTCAGAATATAACGGGCAGAATCGTCTCAAAACGTAGAGCTTTTAAATCCCTCAGCAGGGTGATGGTTTGCTGGATGTCCAACATTCAGACATTTCTCCTGACTTCCTTCTGCTACAGTACACATTTTGACTGCCTTGTTTTTTATTCGCTCACACCTTTTGACACATTTCTcaattttacatttagaaaGACTAGAACAACCATGAAGAAGTCCAGAAATAtagattaaaatggaaaatttgaagaagaaaaaagtgtaatttataaattaataacgTCTGTACTACATGTATaaaaactgaccaaaaaaacataattgtgtCTTACCAGTTTCTTTCTTTGGATCATCGAAAAGGTCTGCTGAACTTATCGAGGCACTCCCTGAAAACCTCTCCAGTCGCGTCCTGGTTTCGTACTAAAGagaaaaggaacattttatttttttaaacacttttgtGAATCAACTTGTGTGTTTAATTGCCCTTTTCTCCAGTTTCCCCATAATTGTGGAAATAATTGAATTCATTTTATAATaacaaaatgcagattttgCTCACTTCGTACCTCAGAGTTGTCTTGTTTTCCAAAATACATGTCAGATGAGATCGCCTTGACATCATCTCCAAACTTTTTCTGAGCTTCTCCAGAATCCGAGTAGGACGGCAAGTCAGCTTTTCTCCTGGAAACGGGTCTGTTGATAAAACGTTAAACATCACAGGAATACAACTATTCAAAAGGAAACTTTctaagaaaaatactttgtataCATTTTAACATGACTACATTTGCAGTACTTTGTAAAATAAGtctaatgtttaattttctgttacTTGAAATCCTCAggtaataaagaaataaagatcaCAAGACAAGAATCATAATATTCCagtcaaacttttaaaaacaagcaaattaaaagattttgtaTAAATTTTCTACTACATACCCTAATTTCCTACTTAAATCTTCTCATTGTGTGTCTAAAACATCCAGGcacattttttctcttcagtaTGAGAATAAGGTAAAAACTGTAATCAAAGTTACAAAGTTTGGACACCATTTAGTCTTAATTCAAAATATCAAGtatttctggatgtttttcaacaattattattttacattattctaTCCAGATCTGACATgttcaattgttttatttcatgtatgaaattaaaaagattaGACTAGTAACTTTGTAGTTATGAATCAGAGTAAAACAGATCACATGTGGGTTGATCAGGGCTCAGTTCTCGAGCCACTTTACTTTTCAACATCTACTTGATCAAACTAGCGCAGATTATGCAGCACAACAATATCCTCTATAAAATATAAGTTGATTCTAtgcaactttatattttataaaataaattagaattgcAGAAAAGACGGAAGTAACCGTTTTGTTCCCAAAAATGCAAAGTTAGAAATCAGAAATGACCAAGATCAGAGAGAATGAAAAG harbors:
- the ikbip gene encoding inhibitor of nuclear factor kappa-B kinase-interacting protein isoform X1 — translated: MPTEIKQRKKTQSRKQNDEMPQNSPANGKGDAQKAKTEDGENSGANKTSSGPDIKGLMCLLSLVACGVLSWVVLQQNERFSLMEEKYKALHGKTSRLLDMEEEMVKVSKKLVASEDDLQEALSTVSTATRLQKDISALHAVAMAMQADENSASRDLQAVNARFLNVTETWQERLAAVTADLAALKAESREAHAGATERVNEAERRAQALAKRLEELEDSTKRNARVLERTEEDDAKRAQEHLDWNTKQIHKLQEQIGSLSKREAELTSELQEHIPRAQQCEEQLPKVEEAVRSILKLNGDLSGAEKRLEEVTLQVFGAEDSMLKALNEILEIRQELDRLQAHNSILKMKNELSVVKEAVRELTMVLRGDGGGTLTDSGTLEDEEWKDEEEEPWLEEELSELTEHHHDDV